A single window of Granulicella mallensis MP5ACTX8 DNA harbors:
- a CDS encoding response regulator, translating into MKTIKVLTVDDHPLLREGIAAVIQGEPDMALVGEATNGQEAIESFRLHHPDVTLMDIQMPRMNGIDAMIAIRSEFPNARFIVLTTYQGDVQALRAIKAGAAGYLLKNMLRKDLLDTIRAVHAGKRIIPPVIAADLVEHLADDALSEREIEVLRSVASGNSNKLVAEQLAVSEATVKGHMKSILSKLGAQDRTHAVTIALKRGFILD; encoded by the coding sequence ATGAAAACAATAAAAGTGCTCACCGTGGACGATCACCCTCTTTTGCGCGAGGGCATCGCGGCTGTCATCCAGGGAGAACCTGACATGGCATTGGTAGGCGAAGCTACCAATGGACAGGAAGCCATCGAAAGCTTCCGGCTACACCACCCGGATGTGACACTCATGGATATTCAGATGCCCAGAATGAACGGTATCGATGCGATGATCGCCATACGCAGTGAATTTCCTAATGCTCGCTTTATTGTATTGACCACTTATCAGGGAGACGTTCAGGCCCTGCGGGCGATCAAGGCTGGAGCCGCCGGATATCTGCTAAAAAATATGCTGCGAAAAGATCTGCTGGACACGATCCGCGCTGTCCATGCGGGAAAACGAATCATCCCACCTGTCATTGCAGCAGACCTTGTGGAACATCTGGCTGACGATGCACTCTCCGAGCGCGAAATTGAGGTGCTGCGCAGCGTAGCTTCGGGAAACTCCAACAAGCTCGTCGCGGAACAGCTTGCGGTCTCAGAAGCTACGGTAAAGGGCCATATGAAGAGCATCCTCTCTAAGCTTGGAGCACAGGACCGTACCCACGCAGTCACCATTGCACTGAAGCGAGGATTTATTCTGGATTGA
- a CDS encoding tetratricopeptide repeat protein, which translates to MSTAVGLIYRVNQIEVDVSGNCVRREGVDYVLRYQTFHVLLYLLQQGGKLVSKEELTAAIWSDAAVTDNALTQCIAEIRKAFGDDSRHPSYIKTISKVGYQFVAPVETIEVSQAPDASKPEITPDESLPVAKAEDTALKPADVPVTGQTGSLLDRQKARLILLGLLILVSLLVWRITKGFRGVDTASPGISPSAGQQLAVMYFENESQNRDFDWLSQGLADMMITDMSRSGALRVLSRQQLASLLEATDKSFGGSRADPMHIAETVHATNFLTGSFTALAGHFRIDIQLHDSHTGQILFADHSVFQDSSDILSQVDVLAAHLETKMALNPVGKPDLAAETTKNVEAYQYYSLGVEKAQEFENAQALNLLKQAIELDPNFAMAYARIGYTYAMVDFAPEKGQPYLQKALQLSARLSEKDRLYVNSWYAISKGDVKEAEQTLTRITELYPQETEAYWRLARLSRADEHPAEGIEILKRGLAYSPNDKNLNNTLGFILLCLHRYSEAIAAEKKYVTLAPDEPNPYDSLGMAYQQSGDYPNAILQFNKALSLNPQFEPAIIHMGDVYYQTGQFDKAIELYQHYIQVTRTEDAQALGYEDLATVYLAMKKMPEAEQAATLGLKSNPNAVWPSLVIALKKSDYKTESHLEQILFKNIPTQERGTPGDQRTKFYYLGYIDLHKGNTQQALADFKTALEHLPPSSGMDIYEDCLANAELQLGRYEEAAVEYNRILKLNPNYPQTREHLAEAETHIARVDEKQHGVKNRTSDSGRDSRLLSSSMPSFQSTADRFGSGPSLQD; encoded by the coding sequence TTGAGCACCGCCGTTGGACTTATTTATCGGGTTAACCAAATAGAGGTTGATGTCTCCGGGAATTGTGTGCGCCGCGAGGGGGTCGACTATGTTCTGCGATACCAGACCTTCCACGTCCTGCTCTATCTTTTGCAGCAGGGAGGAAAGCTTGTCTCCAAGGAAGAACTAACAGCAGCGATCTGGTCTGACGCGGCGGTTACCGATAATGCCCTGACGCAATGTATTGCGGAGATCCGGAAGGCATTCGGGGATGACTCGCGGCATCCGAGCTACATCAAGACAATTTCAAAGGTCGGCTATCAGTTTGTCGCTCCTGTTGAAACCATAGAAGTCAGTCAAGCGCCAGACGCCTCCAAGCCGGAAATTACACCCGATGAAAGTCTCCCGGTAGCTAAGGCGGAAGACACGGCCTTGAAGCCGGCCGACGTTCCCGTAACCGGACAGACCGGCTCTCTTCTTGACAGACAAAAGGCGAGGCTAATCCTTCTCGGTTTGCTGATCCTTGTCTCATTGCTCGTCTGGAGAATTACAAAAGGCTTTCGAGGAGTGGACACCGCATCTCCTGGGATCTCCCCCTCGGCGGGACAGCAGCTTGCTGTCATGTACTTTGAGAATGAATCTCAGAATCGTGACTTCGACTGGCTGAGCCAGGGACTTGCAGACATGATGATCACGGACATGTCCCGATCGGGGGCGTTGCGTGTTCTGAGCCGGCAGCAGTTGGCGTCACTTCTGGAGGCCACGGATAAGTCTTTTGGGGGAAGCCGTGCGGACCCCATGCACATCGCGGAGACGGTGCATGCCACGAACTTCCTTACCGGCAGCTTCACCGCGCTTGCAGGGCATTTCCGCATTGACATCCAACTCCATGACTCCCATACCGGCCAGATCCTCTTTGCCGACCATAGCGTCTTCCAGGATTCGAGCGATATTTTGAGCCAGGTGGATGTCCTTGCGGCTCATCTGGAAACGAAGATGGCCCTGAATCCAGTAGGAAAACCGGATCTTGCGGCTGAGACTACCAAAAATGTAGAGGCCTATCAGTATTACTCCCTGGGGGTGGAAAAGGCACAGGAGTTTGAAAATGCCCAGGCACTCAATCTCCTGAAGCAAGCCATTGAGCTAGACCCTAATTTCGCCATGGCCTACGCAAGGATCGGTTATACCTACGCGATGGTTGACTTTGCCCCTGAGAAGGGACAGCCTTATTTGCAGAAAGCGCTGCAATTATCAGCTCGGCTCTCGGAGAAGGACAGGCTCTACGTTAATTCCTGGTATGCCATCTCCAAAGGCGATGTTAAAGAGGCAGAGCAAACTCTTACCAGGATTACCGAGCTCTATCCCCAGGAGACGGAGGCCTATTGGCGATTGGCGCGCCTGAGCCGAGCGGATGAACACCCGGCTGAAGGAATTGAAATCCTCAAGCGCGGTCTGGCCTACAGTCCAAACGATAAAAACCTGAATAACACCCTGGGATTTATATTGCTGTGCCTGCATCGTTACTCCGAGGCGATTGCCGCGGAGAAAAAATATGTGACGCTAGCTCCAGACGAGCCAAATCCTTACGACAGTCTGGGAATGGCCTATCAGCAGTCGGGCGACTACCCCAACGCCATTTTGCAGTTTAACAAGGCCCTCTCGCTGAATCCGCAGTTTGAGCCAGCTATTATCCATATGGGTGATGTGTATTACCAGACCGGCCAGTTCGATAAGGCCATCGAACTCTATCAACACTATATTCAGGTAACCCGTACGGAAGATGCACAGGCTCTGGGTTATGAGGATCTGGCGACGGTCTACCTCGCAATGAAAAAGATGCCTGAGGCCGAGCAGGCAGCAACGCTTGGATTGAAAAGTAATCCCAACGCGGTCTGGCCCTCTCTGGTGATTGCACTAAAGAAATCGGACTACAAGACTGAAAGTCATCTCGAGCAGATTCTCTTCAAAAATATTCCAACCCAGGAACGTGGCACGCCGGGCGATCAGCGGACGAAGTTTTACTACCTGGGCTATATCGATCTCCATAAGGGAAATACGCAACAGGCTCTTGCCGACTTTAAAACGGCGCTGGAGCATCTACCTCCCAGTTCAGGCATGGATATCTATGAGGATTGTCTCGCCAATGCCGAGTTGCAGCTTGGGCGATATGAAGAAGCTGCCGTTGAGTACAACAGAATCCTTAAGTTGAATCCGAATTACCCACAGACGAGAGAGCATCTTGCAGAGGCTGAAACTCATATAGCTCGTGTTGACGAAAAACAGCACGGCGTAAAAAACAGGACTTCAGACAGCGGCCGGGACTCCAGGCTGCTTAGCTCGTCGATGCCTTCCTTCCAATCCACGGCGGACCGCTTTGGTTCGGGGCCATCGTTACAGGATTAG
- a CDS encoding sensor histidine kinase codes for MPVSADTLRPARKTFVHRLALFAYRLTVILLPALLCVPGFALNPNRSVSQYSHTAWRMQEGFFTGRATVVAQTTDGYLWFGTHNGLLRFDGVRFMPWTSPLGTRLPQDDIRSLRGAHDGSLWIGTRDGLFRWKGQKLVHISGISGPIIAIVEDRQGDIWVARGGPGDSQGSLCQIVDDKAQCFNQANGLPASLSGGESLIMDTGGDLWMGADHLLVRWRGGSPSLYTPPGLDSNSGVGIDALASSPDGSMWVGLDEPGHGLGLERLVDGNWAPFPSTQLDGSKLQVTDLFSDRDGALWIGTADQGIYHYYNGKVDQFRRTDGLSSDFISTFFQDQEGTMWVVTAQGVDSFHDINVTTWSAREGLTADNVASVVASHDGTVWIGNAGGLDSIKNGKVSSIREGKGLPGNQVRSIFEDQKNRLWVGVDNDLTLYQGGHFKKISRPDGSSLGPVSNITEDPQQNLWIESVQNKRLSIIRDLKVQKEISLSDIDPTRALAADAQGNLWLGVREGGLARFQNGHAEKIHFPHSMNSRVRQMIINPDGSIFAASSSGILAWKEGRTFVLGTRNGLPCEGINGMVGDEHSNLWLHASCGVIEIDQSELQQWWKHPANTVQFKFFDMLDGTQPGNAFYEPAARSKDGLLWFANGSVLQMVDPSNLIRNPVPPPVHVEEIIADRKHYSPLGLMRLPPLTRDLEIDYTALSFVAPQKMRFRYRLDGHDKDWQEVGTRRQAFYSDLSPGNYRFRVLACNNDGVWNESGATLSFFIVPAFYQTSWFHILCVIAAGSIFCIFYLAHLKRVTRRLQEQLAARLEERERIARELHDTLLQGFQGLMLRFQSVLKNIPSEGPARQMMESALDRADKVLLEGRQRVHDLREGSINGDGLWNDLALWGEELALDRSTRFSATIIGTPQPLTPAASNEVYQIGREALTNAFRHAFADRIEIEITYDHLKVRLIIRDDGKGMDNEILKRGRSGHWGLSGMRERAQKIGAQLNIWSHGGAGTEIDLSIPAKLAYQRPRKKFGWHEFKQRIMGHPGQESS; via the coding sequence ATGCCTGTATCAGCTGACACCCTGCGACCTGCACGGAAGACATTCGTGCATCGACTCGCGCTGTTTGCTTATCGGCTTACAGTCATCCTCCTGCCCGCGCTCTTGTGCGTGCCCGGCTTTGCGCTGAATCCTAATCGAAGCGTCTCGCAGTATTCGCACACCGCCTGGCGCATGCAGGAAGGGTTCTTCACAGGCCGAGCAACCGTGGTGGCACAGACGACCGATGGGTATCTATGGTTCGGAACCCATAATGGGTTGCTGCGCTTCGACGGCGTTCGATTCATGCCCTGGACTTCGCCTCTCGGAACAAGGCTGCCGCAAGATGATATCCGGTCCCTTCGGGGAGCGCACGACGGAAGTCTCTGGATTGGCACCAGGGACGGCTTGTTTCGCTGGAAGGGCCAGAAGCTGGTACATATCTCCGGCATTTCCGGCCCGATCATCGCGATCGTCGAAGACCGGCAGGGAGACATCTGGGTGGCACGCGGAGGACCGGGCGATTCCCAGGGATCTCTCTGCCAGATCGTTGACGACAAAGCGCAATGCTTCAACCAGGCCAACGGCCTCCCTGCCAGCCTCTCGGGCGGCGAATCGCTCATCATGGATACAGGCGGCGACCTCTGGATGGGAGCCGACCATCTGCTGGTTCGGTGGAGAGGAGGTTCTCCTTCGCTCTACACGCCTCCCGGACTCGACTCGAACAGCGGCGTTGGTATCGACGCGCTGGCCTCTTCGCCCGACGGCTCCATGTGGGTGGGACTGGACGAACCAGGCCATGGCCTGGGGCTGGAGCGTCTGGTCGATGGAAACTGGGCTCCGTTTCCATCGACACAACTGGATGGCAGCAAGTTACAAGTGACGGACCTCTTCTCCGACCGCGACGGCGCCCTGTGGATTGGAACCGCCGACCAGGGAATCTATCACTACTACAACGGCAAGGTCGATCAATTTCGCAGGACCGATGGTCTCTCCAGCGATTTCATCTCTACCTTCTTTCAGGATCAAGAAGGCACCATGTGGGTAGTTACAGCTCAAGGCGTCGACAGCTTCCACGATATCAATGTCACCACCTGGTCAGCACGCGAAGGACTTACAGCCGACAATGTTGCTTCCGTGGTGGCTTCCCACGATGGAACGGTATGGATCGGCAACGCCGGCGGCCTGGACTCCATCAAGAACGGGAAGGTATCGTCGATTCGCGAAGGCAAAGGTCTGCCGGGAAACCAGGTACGATCGATCTTCGAAGACCAGAAGAATCGATTATGGGTTGGAGTCGACAACGATCTCACGCTCTATCAGGGCGGCCACTTCAAAAAAATATCCAGGCCGGATGGATCCTCCCTGGGGCCGGTCTCCAACATCACAGAAGATCCCCAACAGAATCTCTGGATCGAGTCTGTACAGAACAAAAGGCTCTCGATCATCCGTGACCTCAAGGTCCAGAAAGAGATCTCGCTTTCGGATATTGATCCCACTCGTGCCCTGGCAGCCGACGCTCAAGGCAACCTGTGGTTAGGCGTAAGAGAAGGTGGCCTTGCACGTTTTCAGAACGGCCACGCGGAGAAGATTCACTTCCCGCACTCCATGAACTCTCGCGTGCGCCAGATGATTATCAATCCGGATGGATCCATCTTTGCAGCAAGCAGTTCGGGGATCCTTGCCTGGAAAGAAGGAAGGACGTTCGTTCTGGGAACCCGTAACGGTCTTCCCTGCGAGGGGATCAACGGCATGGTAGGGGATGAACACAGCAACCTATGGCTGCATGCCTCCTGTGGTGTGATTGAGATCGATCAATCAGAACTACAGCAATGGTGGAAACATCCGGCAAACACGGTGCAGTTCAAATTCTTCGATATGCTCGATGGCACGCAGCCTGGAAATGCCTTCTATGAACCGGCAGCGAGATCGAAAGATGGACTTCTGTGGTTTGCCAATGGCAGCGTTCTCCAGATGGTCGATCCCTCCAATTTGATCAGGAATCCGGTTCCTCCGCCGGTACACGTGGAAGAGATCATAGCGGATCGAAAGCATTACTCCCCTCTAGGGCTCATGCGCCTTCCTCCACTTACCAGGGACCTGGAGATTGACTACACGGCGTTGAGTTTTGTGGCTCCGCAAAAGATGCGCTTTCGTTATCGGTTGGATGGCCACGATAAAGATTGGCAGGAGGTAGGAACCAGGCGACAGGCCTTCTATAGCGATCTCTCCCCAGGCAACTATCGCTTTCGGGTACTGGCCTGTAATAACGATGGAGTGTGGAACGAGAGTGGAGCGACCCTCTCCTTCTTCATTGTGCCCGCGTTCTATCAAACCTCGTGGTTTCATATTCTTTGCGTGATAGCCGCCGGCAGCATCTTCTGCATCTTTTACCTGGCTCATCTGAAACGAGTGACGCGCCGCCTTCAGGAACAGCTCGCGGCTCGCCTGGAGGAACGCGAACGGATCGCACGTGAACTTCACGACACCCTGCTGCAGGGGTTTCAGGGCCTGATGCTGCGCTTCCAATCGGTGCTGAAGAATATTCCCAGCGAAGGACCAGCGCGGCAGATGATGGAGAGCGCTCTGGACCGCGCGGACAAGGTGTTGTTAGAAGGACGACAACGGGTTCATGACCTCCGCGAGGGGAGCATAAACGGCGATGGCCTGTGGAACGACCTGGCACTCTGGGGCGAAGAACTCGCACTGGACCGCAGCACTCGATTCAGCGCGACGATCATCGGCACACCCCAACCGCTTACCCCTGCCGCGAGTAACGAGGTCTACCAGATAGGCCGCGAGGCTTTGACCAATGCCTTCCGTCATGCCTTTGCTGACCGGATTGAAATAGAGATCACCTATGACCATTTAAAGGTAAGGTTGATTATTCGCGATGACGGAAAAGGCATGGACAATGAGATCCTTAAACGTGGCCGCTCCGGCCATTGGGGATTGTCCGGCATGCGTGAGCGCGCTCAAAAAATCGGCGCACAGTTGAACATCTGGAGCCACGGAGGAGCCGGCACCGAAATCGACCTCAGCATCCCCGCCAAGCTGGCCTACCAGCGGCCACGGAAAAAGTTTGGATGGCATGAATTCAAGCAAAGAATCATGGGACATCCGGGACAGGAATCATCATGA